A stretch of DNA from Acinetobacter sp. C26M:
CACTAATTGCACGATAAGTCAGCCCATCCAATTGCGATAATAAAAACACCTGTGCAGTACGCTGTGGCAACTTTTCTAACATTAAATGGACTTGGTAAAGCGTTTCTCGAATACACACTTCGTATTCAGCAGAGGGGTAATATTCTTCTGGCAGCTGTGCAAGCGCATCTAAATACAGGTGTTCTACATGCTGATGCCGCCAATAATCAATAATGACGTGTTTAGCAATACCCATTAGCCATGCCTGTGGCTCTTTAATCTTTTCAAAGCAATAGTCACTTTTTAAGGCACGATAGAATACTTCCTGACTCAAGTCTTCAGATTGGTGGTGATGCTGCAGTTTATGCTTAAACCATGACAGCAACGAGCTTTGCTGGGTTTGATAAACGTGGCTAAACCATAACTGTTTTTCTACATTTAGGTTCATGACAGGGGGTCCAGATATCGGCAGGGAGAAGCCAATCACAAGAAGATGAAAAAATATTTTCAAATAGTAATGATAATTATTATTAATATCAATAAAATTGTATACATACTTTTACAGAAAAAATTGAGCTGATTTTGATTTTCGTTCGACTAAACCAATGCAGGGGAACATTTTTTGTTTTCTTCGTCTCCCATATTTTTAATGAATTTTGTTTGATTAAGTAGAGCATGCCATGAGTGAACAACAGATTGATTTAAAACCACAACAGCATTCTCGATCAAATAAAATCAAATGGTTGATTGCCTTGACGGTGCTTTTATTGCTCATGGTATGGGGTTGGAATTATTGGAAAAAATCCCAAGCCGATCAACAAGAGTCGTTTAGCCAATGGAGTAAACCTGTGCCTGTTCGCGTGGTCGGGGTACAACGTGGCGATTTGCAATTACAAATTAAGGCGATTGGTACGGTCGTACCAGCCAATACTGTGAATGTTCAAAGTCAGGTGTCAGGTGTACTGCAAAAGCTGTATTTCCAAGAGGGACAACACATCAAGAAAGGGCAATTGCTGGCACAAATTGACCCGACACCCTTTCAGGTCGCATTGGCGCAGGCACAAGGGACACAGCAACAAAATTTAGCGCAGTTGCAAAATGCACAAACTGAATTGAATCGCTACCAGTTGCTATTTAAGCAAGACTCGATTGCCAAGCAACAGGTCGACCAACAACAAGCCCTAGTCAATCAGCTCAAAGGACAGATGCAAGCCAATCAAGCACAGGTCGATGCGGCAAAGTTACAACTGTCTTATACCAAAATATATGCGCCGATAGATGGTCGTGTTGGCTTTCGCTTAAAAGATGCTGGTAATTTAATCCAAGCCAATGAAGTAACAGGTTTATTGAGTATTACTCAAATCCATCCTGTGTATATTCAGTTTGCAGTGGCAGAAAATTATTTAGACACGGTACGCCAAGCCACAAAAAATAAAGAAAGCATTCAGGTGAGTGCTTGGGATCGTGCAGAACAAAAACAACTGGCAACAGGATCAGTTCAGGCACTGGATAACCAGATTGATTTGAATACTGGCACACTCAAAGTAAAAGCCGTTTTTGCCAATCTTGATGATGCTTTATTCCCCAATCAATTTGTCAATGTTCGATTAAATGCCAAGACCTTGCAAAATGCAGTGCATTTACCGAGTGATGCCATTCAACACGGGGCAAAAGGCACTTATGTTTATATCGTGAATAAAGAACAT
This window harbors:
- a CDS encoding sigma-70 family RNA polymerase sigma factor yields the protein MNLNVEKQLWFSHVYQTQQSSLLSWFKHKLQHHHQSEDLSQEVFYRALKSDYCFEKIKEPQAWLMGIAKHVIIDYWRHQHVEHLYLDALAQLPEEYYPSAEYEVCIRETLYQVHLMLEKLPQRTAQVFLLSQLDGLTYRAISEKLDISEATVKRDMKQAFLACISLYNQTD
- a CDS encoding efflux RND transporter periplasmic adaptor subunit; this translates as MSEQQIDLKPQQHSRSNKIKWLIALTVLLLLMVWGWNYWKKSQADQQESFSQWSKPVPVRVVGVQRGDLQLQIKAIGTVVPANTVNVQSQVSGVLQKLYFQEGQHIKKGQLLAQIDPTPFQVALAQAQGTQQQNLAQLQNAQTELNRYQLLFKQDSIAKQQVDQQQALVNQLKGQMQANQAQVDAAKLQLSYTKIYAPIDGRVGFRLKDAGNLIQANEVTGLLSITQIHPVYIQFAVAENYLDTVRQATKNKESIQVSAWDRAEQKQLATGSVQALDNQIDLNTGTLKVKAVFANLDDALFPNQFVNVRLNAKTLQNAVHLPSDAIQHGAKGTYVYIVNKEHKAEVRMLKLGAVSQGQTEIIEGLQGNERVVLEGIDRLSEGQEVQVIQDDVSKPLPAKTVAG